The Paucidesulfovibrio gracilis DSM 16080 genome window below encodes:
- a CDS encoding response regulator, with translation MAEIIVVDDISDAGVLVKRILERKGHTVHAFTEEEEAIAHAATRQADLAILDIKLKKMTGVEVLEELKKVRPEIKAIMLTGYPTLETARESLRLGASEYCVKPIDKDELEAKVAEVLGG, from the coding sequence ATGGCTGAAATCATCGTGGTGGACGACATCTCCGACGCCGGAGTGCTGGTCAAGCGTATTCTTGAACGCAAGGGACATACCGTGCATGCCTTCACCGAAGAGGAGGAGGCCATTGCCCATGCCGCGACCCGGCAGGCCGATCTGGCCATCCTGGACATCAAACTCAAGAAGATGACCGGGGTGGAGGTGCTGGAGGAACTTAAAAAAGTGCGGCCGGAAATCAAGGCCATCATGCTGACGGGCTACCCCACGTTGGAAACCGCCCGTGAGTCCCTGCGGCTGGGAGCCAGCGAATATTGCGTCAAGCCCATCGACAAGGACGAGCTGGAGGCCAAAGTGGCCGAAGTCCTGGGCGGCTGA
- a CDS encoding phosphate/phosphite/phosphonate ABC transporter substrate-binding protein produces MGQRARVACFAVFLIVVFGCLSGCGDDEPFVRVDLSRREELAARPPREAVTYAYLPQYSHAVSYERHRQLLEYLRRETGLPLRQIFPDTFDEHIEMVKRGEIDISFSNPFVYIQLARDGARAFARIVEPDGRPFFRGQIICRSDNRSIHTLQDCRGKRWIAVDPNSAGGYLFPLGLFLERGLRVDDFSQIAFAPGPGGKQEKVVLSVHSGTYDLGSIRKGTLDILADKVDLSKIRVLAETRDYPGWVYAARRGLDPEVVRKVREAMFALDPARPDDERILTIAGMRGIVPAADHDYDEVRALVRRLDDNGSSPGEVR; encoded by the coding sequence ATGGGGCAAAGGGCGCGGGTAGCCTGTTTCGCAGTATTCCTGATCGTTGTTTTCGGGTGTTTGAGCGGTTGCGGGGATGACGAGCCTTTTGTCCGGGTGGACCTTTCCCGCCGGGAGGAACTGGCGGCCCGTCCTCCACGGGAGGCCGTGACCTACGCGTATCTGCCCCAGTATTCCCACGCGGTTTCCTATGAGCGCCACCGGCAGCTTCTGGAATATCTGCGCCGCGAGACCGGACTGCCTCTGCGGCAGATTTTCCCGGACACGTTCGATGAACATATCGAAATGGTCAAACGCGGGGAAATCGACATTTCCTTTTCCAACCCCTTTGTCTACATCCAGCTGGCCCGGGACGGCGCACGCGCCTTTGCGCGCATTGTGGAGCCGGACGGCCGGCCGTTTTTCCGGGGGCAGATTATCTGCCGTTCGGACAATCGTTCCATCCATACCCTGCAGGACTGCCGGGGCAAGCGCTGGATCGCGGTGGATCCCAATTCCGCGGGGGGCTACCTTTTCCCGCTGGGATTGTTCCTGGAGCGCGGGCTGCGGGTGGACGATTTTTCGCAAATCGCCTTTGCACCCGGTCCGGGCGGTAAGCAGGAAAAAGTCGTGCTCTCCGTGCATTCCGGCACCTATGATTTGGGATCCATCCGCAAAGGAACCCTGGACATTCTGGCGGACAAGGTGGACCTCTCCAAGATTCGCGTGCTGGCCGAAACCCGCGACTACCCCGGCTGGGTGTACGCGGCGCGCAGGGGGCTTGATCCCGAGGTGGTGCGCAAGGTGCGCGAGGCCATGTTCGCCCTTGATCCTGCCCGTCCCGATGACGAGCGTATCCTGACCATTGCGGGGATGCGAGGCATTGTTCCGGCTGCGGACCACGACTATGACGAGGTGCGTGCGCTGGTGCGGCGTCTGGACGATAACGGCAGCAGCCCCGGGGAGGTGCGCTGA
- a CDS encoding protein-tyrosine phosphatase family protein, protein MSEKKSAYHLDWVTDHLAVGQAPMSVRQLDALHAQGVDAILNLCGEFCDLHDIETEHGFEVYYLPLPDEEAPELAELEKALEWLDESIYLGKRVLIHCRHGIGRTGTVLNAYLLRRGLGHKLAGRALKGLKSKPANFDQWWAIRKYGRHSGRLTLREPSLEFKHLVDLAPYFRDYEALVRRAEDLFDYEASESSERKARGRCGLDHAACCRTPVQLSLVETVYVAHKINAQLTSAERLEAIERAVTAARKERREQARHQGRDVCLAEAGALCPLSVDGLCTIFPYRPLQCRSFELSEEVKQELWADLLAPELDKGSRDLFFSFTSEFPSDETMVFALPDVVSGRYVQTFFHYMMQKNADGGEGV, encoded by the coding sequence ATGAGTGAGAAAAAAAGCGCCTACCATCTTGACTGGGTCACGGATCATTTGGCCGTGGGCCAGGCTCCCATGTCCGTGCGGCAGCTGGATGCCCTCCATGCGCAGGGGGTGGACGCCATTTTGAATCTGTGCGGAGAGTTTTGCGACCTGCACGACATCGAAACCGAACATGGATTCGAGGTGTATTATCTCCCCCTGCCCGACGAGGAAGCCCCGGAGCTTGCCGAGCTTGAGAAGGCCTTGGAATGGTTGGACGAATCCATTTATTTGGGCAAGCGCGTACTCATTCACTGCCGCCACGGCATCGGCCGCACAGGAACCGTGCTGAACGCCTACCTGCTCCGTCGCGGCCTGGGGCACAAGTTGGCGGGCCGCGCCCTCAAGGGGCTAAAATCCAAGCCCGCCAATTTCGATCAATGGTGGGCCATCCGTAAATACGGTCGGCACAGCGGCAGGCTTACCCTGCGTGAACCCTCCCTGGAATTCAAACACCTCGTTGATCTGGCGCCATATTTTCGGGACTATGAAGCCCTGGTCCGTCGTGCCGAGGATTTGTTCGACTATGAGGCGTCCGAGTCTTCGGAGCGCAAGGCCCGGGGACGATGCGGCCTGGATCACGCCGCCTGTTGCCGGACCCCGGTGCAGTTGAGTCTGGTGGAGACCGTGTACGTGGCCCATAAAATCAATGCCCAGCTCACCAGCGCGGAGCGGCTCGAGGCCATTGAACGCGCCGTGACCGCGGCACGCAAGGAACGCCGGGAACAGGCCCGGCACCAGGGACGGGACGTGTGTCTGGCCGAGGCCGGGGCATTGTGTCCCCTTTCCGTGGACGGGCTGTGCACGATTTTTCCGTATCGGCCCCTGCAATGTCGATCCTTTGAGCTTTCCGAGGAAGTGAAACAGGAATTGTGGGCGGACCTGCTGGCCCCGGAATTGGATAAGGGATCCCGCGACCTCTTCTTTTCCTTCACATCCGAGTTCCCATCGGATGAAACCATGGTCTTTGCTTTGCCGGATGTTGTTTCCGGCCGGTATGTGCAGACCTTTTTCCACTACATGATGCAGAAAAACGCCGATGGCGGGGAAGGAGTCTGA
- a CDS encoding PH domain-containing protein: MRVFRVPMNRWVIFGFFLAVAVVAAATAWAFRSGLTWTGICLIAVAGPLSLLYWYMLLVNPARAEVRLGEEGLHVLGPPFLDLAVPWEAIQEIRSLELNGDHDLAVRDSKRGMKFGGYRCGVFSIKNGETAHVLGNKNQGVLVRTSDTRILLAPDDPDEFFNALEARDYQENGEPG, translated from the coding sequence ATGCGCGTATTTCGGGTTCCCATGAACCGCTGGGTCATCTTCGGGTTCTTCCTGGCGGTGGCCGTGGTGGCCGCTGCCACGGCCTGGGCGTTCCGTTCGGGCCTGACCTGGACCGGTATCTGCCTCATCGCCGTGGCCGGTCCCCTGTCCCTGCTCTATTGGTATATGCTGCTGGTCAATCCGGCCCGGGCCGAGGTGCGACTCGGTGAGGAAGGACTGCACGTCCTGGGACCGCCTTTTCTGGACCTGGCCGTCCCCTGGGAGGCCATCCAGGAAATCCGCTCCCTGGAGCTGAACGGCGACCATGACCTGGCCGTGCGGGACTCCAAACGGGGCATGAAATTCGGCGGCTACCGTTGCGGCGTCTTTTCCATCAAAAACGGCGAGACAGCCCATGTCCTGGGCAATAAGAATCAAGGCGTGCTGGTACGCACCAGCGACACCCGCATTCTGCTCGCGCCCGACGATCCCGACGAGTTCTTCAATGCCCTGGAAGCAAGGGATTACCAGGAAAACGGGGAACCGGGCTAA
- a CDS encoding PEP/pyruvate-binding domain-containing protein, with the protein MFIAELFKHWTYQVFSPGALLRSKYNAFKELLEFDDRCLEGIADLEEIAYGREKADWARMHRLSLQLTRDVGEMVRRLKLMGPSRYVGLPDYFNKFRFYVSMGMDTPDPAIAPPHVLSLEEAADAPALAGGKARNAGLMAAETYLNVPTGFVVTATAFNYYLEANGLRAEVDDLLGRMELSRPTEMERLCAEIRELVLQGTVPVPIAEEIVSRSKTLAGDSGVLAVRSSAVAEDGELSFAGQYESLLSVDPDQALNAYKRVLAGKYAPRAVTYRVLNGLSDVETPMAVLFMPMVEARAAGVVYTLDMDRSQAVCGMLSIYAVPGVGEHLVSGRAVPQIYCLTREADPLLVQEPTADAVLSPEQVASVAKAAMELEQMFGEPQDVEWALDQQGGLHILQSRPLGGRHKAQAAPERSVSPEARPLLADASRASGGAAYGRVFHYDPPEHTLEDIPRDAILVVGALDPALAGTVGKIRGVIAEAGSRASHFASVAREFGLPVLVGVENAFQRFSPALEVTVDADTGAVYHGRVESLLQNDEEESRPSPALQRLRQVMPHISRLTLVDPEGADFAPEHCRSLHDIVRFCHEKAVAEMFRLVGRGGRGLGAARKLETGLPLVMYLLDVGGGLFDQATQKRSITPDDIKSPPMWSLWQGLSSKDIVWQEGLTHMDWEEFDRVSAGIFKHDSALLASYAVVAEDYAHLMVRFGYHFSQVDSLCGPDERKNYVNFRFKGGGGLMRQRELRLLFLRRVLESQGWRVRVRGDMLDAGVGNGSEAMTQRQLHLLGRILGRTRLMDMGLEDELQVDRLVEEFLHPPASEDY; encoded by the coding sequence GTGTTCATCGCCGAATTATTCAAGCATTGGACCTATCAGGTTTTTTCTCCGGGCGCGCTGCTGCGGAGCAAGTACAACGCGTTCAAGGAATTGCTGGAATTCGACGACCGCTGTCTTGAGGGCATCGCCGACCTGGAGGAGATTGCCTACGGCCGGGAAAAGGCGGACTGGGCGCGCATGCATCGGCTTTCGCTCCAGCTTACCCGCGATGTGGGCGAGATGGTCCGGCGACTCAAGCTCATGGGACCGTCCCGCTATGTGGGACTTCCCGACTATTTCAATAAGTTCCGGTTCTACGTGTCCATGGGCATGGACACCCCGGACCCGGCCATTGCCCCGCCGCACGTACTGAGCCTGGAAGAGGCTGCGGACGCCCCGGCCCTGGCCGGAGGAAAAGCCCGCAATGCCGGGCTTATGGCCGCGGAAACCTACCTGAACGTTCCTACGGGGTTCGTGGTCACGGCCACGGCCTTCAATTACTATCTGGAGGCCAACGGCCTGCGCGCCGAAGTGGATGATCTGCTCGGGCGCATGGAACTTTCCCGGCCTACGGAAATGGAGCGCCTCTGCGCCGAAATCCGCGAGTTGGTGTTGCAAGGCACGGTCCCGGTTCCCATTGCCGAGGAGATCGTCAGCCGCTCCAAGACCCTGGCCGGTGATTCGGGCGTATTGGCCGTGCGTTCCAGCGCCGTGGCCGAGGACGGGGAACTTTCCTTTGCCGGACAATATGAGAGCCTGCTTTCCGTGGACCCGGATCAGGCCTTGAATGCCTATAAGCGTGTCCTGGCCGGGAAATACGCGCCCCGGGCCGTGACGTATCGCGTGCTCAACGGGTTGAGCGATGTGGAAACACCCATGGCCGTTTTGTTCATGCCCATGGTGGAGGCCCGCGCCGCCGGCGTTGTCTACACCCTGGATATGGACCGCTCCCAAGCGGTCTGCGGCATGCTTTCGATCTATGCCGTGCCTGGTGTGGGCGAGCATTTGGTCAGCGGTCGCGCCGTTCCCCAGATTTATTGCCTGACCCGCGAGGCTGATCCCCTGCTGGTGCAGGAACCCACTGCCGATGCCGTGCTTTCCCCCGAGCAGGTGGCGAGCGTGGCCAAGGCTGCCATGGAGCTGGAACAAATGTTCGGCGAGCCGCAGGATGTGGAATGGGCCTTGGATCAGCAGGGCGGGTTGCATATTTTGCAGTCGCGGCCTTTGGGAGGGCGACACAAGGCCCAGGCCGCGCCGGAGCGAAGTGTTTCCCCCGAGGCCCGGCCGCTGTTGGCCGATGCGAGCCGCGCTTCGGGCGGCGCCGCGTATGGCCGGGTGTTTCATTACGATCCGCCGGAACATACCCTGGAGGATATTCCCCGGGACGCGATTTTGGTTGTGGGCGCATTGGATCCGGCTTTGGCCGGGACCGTGGGCAAGATTCGCGGTGTGATCGCTGAGGCGGGCAGCCGGGCCAGCCATTTTGCGTCCGTGGCCCGGGAGTTCGGTCTGCCCGTGCTGGTGGGGGTGGAAAACGCCTTTCAGCGGTTTTCCCCGGCCCTGGAAGTGACCGTGGATGCGGATACCGGGGCCGTGTATCACGGCCGGGTGGAAAGCCTGCTGCAAAACGATGAAGAGGAATCCCGCCCCAGCCCGGCATTGCAGCGCCTGCGCCAGGTCATGCCGCACATTTCCCGGCTTACCCTGGTGGATCCGGAAGGTGCGGATTTTGCTCCGGAGCATTGTCGCTCCCTGCATGACATCGTGCGTTTTTGTCACGAAAAGGCCGTTGCCGAGATGTTCCGGCTGGTCGGACGCGGCGGTCGGGGATTGGGCGCGGCTCGCAAACTGGAGACCGGGCTGCCGCTGGTCATGTATCTTTTGGACGTGGGCGGCGGGTTGTTCGACCAGGCCACGCAGAAACGTTCCATCACCCCGGATGATATTAAAAGTCCGCCCATGTGGTCCCTGTGGCAGGGGCTTTCCTCCAAGGACATCGTCTGGCAGGAGGGGCTGACCCACATGGATTGGGAGGAGTTCGACCGGGTCAGCGCGGGCATCTTCAAGCACGACTCCGCGTTGCTGGCCAGCTACGCTGTCGTGGCCGAAGATTACGCCCATCTGATGGTGCGGTTCGGGTATCATTTTTCCCAGGTCGATTCCTTGTGCGGACCGGACGAACGGAAAAATTATGTGAATTTTCGGTTCAAGGGCGGCGGCGGGCTGATGCGTCAGCGGGAGCTGCGGCTTCTGTTTTTGCGGCGGGTGCTGGAAAGCCAGGGCTGGCGCGTGCGGGTGCGGGGCGATATGCTGGATGCGGGCGTGGGAAACGGTAGTGAGGCCATGACGCAACGGCAGCTGCACCTTTTGGGCCGCATCCTGGGCCGGACCCGGCTCATGGATATGGGGCTGGAGGACGAGTTGCAGGTGGACCGGCTGGTGGAGGAATTTTTGCATCCGCCCGCCAGTGAGGACTATTAG
- a CDS encoding ATP-binding protein, whose protein sequence is MRVISRLRFRSKLILGITAIVVCTTLGLTPLVARMTATALLDESKKRGAALAESLAARAVDPLLSGDLLRLKNMVDEAEDLGEEVVYAFILDQTGYVLAQTFQGGFPVDLLAANRAGPDAKARIQLLESDQGRIDDFAASVRVGGADFGEVRLGLSRKPIQGRVNRLILTMGTLSAGGLALAIALSTVFANKVTSRIGRLREHAEDMVKGDLDLHSAPPAKRNCWEIMDCGLKACPAYGDTDRRCWYLAGTQCPQCRSGEESAGRDSCRNCPVYRENAGDEIQDLAETFDAMALSLKAYIGELKEAERVLSNQERLMRTILNVTPDLVSLVDTRMVYQAANTAFAAFVQRDVRDIRGKTDFDIFPEHQAEQRHLESRDILATGRRLDRQDWIDSPQGPRWFHTVSIPVRDQEGGITGLLRTDRDLTDLKRYQEQLIQSQKMESVGKLAGGVAHEINTPLGVVLGYAQLLMEDVEEGSQMHQDLATIAKQAKVCRKIVADLLGFSRQAESEKREMCFNNSVMEAVSLVRHTFEMDKVTIEERLDDRMPIIYGDPEKLKQVWINLLNNARDAMASGGKIVVKTVLDTPAQKVTLWLADTGTGIGKEDIRQIFDPFFTTKPVGKGTGLGLSVSFGIIEDHGGEIHVESPAPEEFAISDSSGTGPGTVFIVDLPLDHESMVEAGSPAIKDEMEATPATTEGG, encoded by the coding sequence ATGCGGGTTATCTCCAGGCTTCGGTTCCGGTCCAAGTTGATCCTGGGCATCACTGCCATTGTGGTCTGTACGACCTTGGGGCTGACGCCGCTGGTGGCGCGCATGACGGCCACGGCCCTGTTGGACGAGAGCAAAAAACGGGGCGCGGCCCTGGCGGAAAGCCTTGCGGCCCGCGCTGTTGATCCACTGCTTTCCGGCGATTTGCTGCGGCTGAAAAATATGGTGGATGAGGCCGAAGACCTGGGCGAGGAAGTGGTCTACGCCTTTATTCTGGACCAGACCGGCTATGTGCTGGCCCAAACCTTCCAGGGCGGGTTTCCCGTGGATCTGCTGGCCGCGAACCGGGCCGGTCCGGACGCGAAAGCGCGCATCCAGCTGTTGGAAAGCGATCAGGGGCGCATTGACGACTTTGCGGCGTCCGTGCGGGTCGGCGGTGCCGATTTCGGGGAGGTGCGCCTTGGATTGTCGCGCAAGCCCATTCAAGGGCGGGTGAACCGGCTCATTTTGACCATGGGTACGCTTTCCGCAGGCGGATTGGCTCTGGCCATTGCCTTGTCCACGGTGTTTGCCAATAAGGTCACCAGCCGCATCGGCCGGTTGCGGGAACACGCCGAGGACATGGTCAAAGGCGATTTGGATCTGCATTCCGCACCGCCGGCCAAGCGCAATTGCTGGGAGATTATGGATTGCGGACTCAAGGCCTGCCCTGCCTACGGCGATACGGACCGGCGATGTTGGTATCTTGCGGGAACCCAGTGTCCGCAGTGTCGTTCCGGGGAGGAGTCAGCCGGACGCGACTCCTGCCGTAATTGTCCCGTATACCGGGAGAACGCCGGGGATGAAATTCAGGATCTGGCCGAGACCTTTGACGCCATGGCCCTGAGTCTTAAGGCCTACATCGGGGAACTCAAGGAAGCGGAGCGTGTGCTCTCCAACCAGGAGCGGCTTATGCGCACCATTCTGAACGTGACCCCGGATCTGGTGTCCCTGGTGGATACGCGCATGGTCTATCAGGCGGCGAACACCGCCTTTGCCGCGTTTGTGCAGCGCGATGTGCGTGATATCCGCGGCAAGACCGATTTTGATATTTTTCCGGAGCACCAGGCCGAACAACGCCATCTGGAAAGCCGGGACATCCTGGCCACGGGCCGGCGCCTGGATCGCCAGGACTGGATCGACAGCCCCCAGGGACCGCGCTGGTTCCACACCGTGAGCATCCCGGTGCGCGACCAGGAGGGCGGCATCACCGGACTGCTGCGCACGGACCGGGATTTGACGGACCTGAAGCGCTACCAGGAACAGCTTATCCAATCGCAAAAGATGGAATCCGTGGGCAAGCTGGCCGGGGGGGTGGCGCATGAGATCAATACGCCCCTGGGCGTGGTGCTGGGGTATGCCCAGCTGCTTATGGAGGACGTGGAAGAAGGCTCCCAAATGCATCAGGATCTGGCCACCATTGCCAAGCAGGCCAAGGTCTGCCGTAAGATCGTGGCCGACCTGCTCGGATTTTCCCGTCAGGCCGAGAGCGAAAAGCGCGAAATGTGCTTCAACAACTCGGTCATGGAGGCCGTGAGCCTGGTGCGCCATACGTTCGAGATGGACAAGGTCACCATTGAAGAGCGTCTGGACGACCGCATGCCCATCATCTACGGCGACCCGGAAAAGCTCAAGCAGGTCTGGATTAACCTGCTCAACAACGCGCGGGACGCCATGGCCTCCGGCGGCAAAATAGTGGTCAAGACCGTGCTGGACACCCCCGCGCAAAAGGTTACATTGTGGCTGGCGGATACGGGAACCGGCATCGGCAAGGAAGACATACGGCAGATTTTCGACCCGTTTTTCACCACCAAACCGGTGGGCAAGGGAACGGGGCTGGGGCTTTCCGTGTCCTTCGGCATTATTGAGGACCACGGCGGTGAGATCCATGTGGAAAGTCCGGCGCCTGAGGAATTCGCGATTTCGGACTCCTCCGGCACCGGACCGGGAACCGTGTTCATCGTGGACTTGCCCCTGGATCATGAAAGCATGGTGGAGGCGGGCAGCCCCGCCATCAAGGATGAAATGGAAGCGACTCCGGCCACGACCGAAGGCGGGTAA